A region from the Arachis ipaensis cultivar K30076 chromosome B01, Araip1.1, whole genome shotgun sequence genome encodes:
- the LOC110266815 gene encoding uncharacterized protein LOC110266815 — MCEKNASNREKQTIPHTLGSKTIARKKHELETANKRVFTRAEMYPISHKKKDGSFVNDEPREKSEQLTLLQANESSTDDAYIKLFGKEHSGRVRGVGFGVCPSQVMKSSNSLGGASSSCNHDFDMAKVRSMEVELQEK, encoded by the exons ATGTGTGAGAAAAATGCAAGTAATCGAGAAAAACAAACAATTCCTCATACACTCGGATCGAAGACGATTGCTAGGAAGAAACACGAGTTG GAAACTGCAAACAAGAGAGTTTTTACTAGAGCTGAAATGTATCCAATTAGTCATAAGAAGAAGGATGGATCTTTTGTTAATGATGAGCCTAGAGAGAAAAGT GAACAATTAACTTTGCTTCAAGCTAATGAGAGTTCTACTGATGATGCATATATCAAGTTATTTGGAAAAGAACACTCGGGTCGTGTTAGAGGTGTAGGATTTGGTGTTTGTCCCTCCCAAGTCATGAAATCTTCTAATAGTTTAGGAGGGGCATCTTCTTCATGCAATCATGACTTTGATATGGCTAAAGTTCGCTCTATGGAAGTAGAATTACAAGAGAAATAA
- the LOC110266812 gene encoding uncharacterized protein LOC110266812 has protein sequence MIYYLNNLIDANGMIKEGHLRLKDVWVLSRETKIIVHWNEHGQPIAESGGLLGLFLGVVAGNFKNFPISYEKWPLVPKEPYKNGAYRDIIQRFFKVDDGHQKKYILQNLGRKWKDDRCKLFNDNYNWNLTREQNIALLPKGVGVSLNQWATFIDYRLKSRTQVIV, from the exons ATGATATACTACTTGAATAATTTGATAGATGCAAATGGAATGATTAAGGAAGGTCACTTAAGGTTGAAAGATGTGTGGGTGCTGTCTCGTGAGACAAAAATTATTGTGCATTGGAATGAGCATGGCCAACCGATTGCTGAATCTGGTGGACTTTTAGGATTGTTTTTGGGAGTTGTTGCTGGAAATTTCAAGAACTTTCCTATAAGTTATGAGAAATGGCCTTTGGTTCCAAAAGAGCCATACAAAAATGGAGCCTATAGGGATATTATTCAg AGATTCTTTAAAGTTGATGATGGACATCAAAAGAAGTACATACTACAAAATCTTGGTAGAAAGTGGAAAGATGATAGATGCAAATTGTTTAACGACAATTATAATTGGAATCTTACTCGAGAGCAAAATATAGCATTGTTACCAAAAGGAGTTGGAGTCAGCTTGAATCAATGGGCAACTTTTATTGATTATAGATTAAAATCCAGAACTCAGGTAATTGTATGA
- the LOC107619704 gene encoding cysteine proteinase inhibitor 1-like: MRRECYVVCLLFGLSITATMASRKEASGGLIAGGWNPIKNLNPHLVDLAQFAVTVHNKQSDDPLKLLAVNNGFTQVVSGGINYKIILLAVDGLTKQYQAIVFENHSQNSRKLISFIPYFS, from the coding sequence ATGAGACGTGAATGCTATGTTGTTTGCCTCCTCTTTGGTCTCTCCATTACCGCCACCATGGCTTCCCGTAAGGAAGCTTCAGGAGGACTAATCGCCGGTGGTTGGAACCCAATAAAAAATCTCAACCCTCACCTGGTAGATCTCGCTCAATTTGCTGTGACAGTGCATAATAAGCAATCTGATGACCCTCTCAAGTTGTTGGCGGTCAACAACGGCTTCACGCAGGTGGTGTCTGGCGGCATAAACTACAAAATCATCCTATTGGCAGTCGATGGCCTCACTAAACAATACCAGGCCATTGTGTTTGAGAATCATTCTCAGAACTCGAGGAAGCTCATTTCCTTCATCCCTTATTTTAGTTGA
- the LOC107619711 gene encoding cysteine proteinase inhibitor 4-like has translation MRREYYVFCLLFALFITATMASHKEASGGLIADGLNPIKNLNDPHVVDIAQFAVTEHNKQSAAHLKLVKINNGYTQVVSGGINYSLLLSTFGGLSSRYEAIVFENNSQNSRKLISFRPLHD, from the coding sequence ATGAGACGTGAATACTATGTTTTTTGCCTCCTCTTTGCTCTCTTCATTACTGCCACCATGGCTTCCCATAAGGAAGCTTCAGGAGGACTAATCGCCGATGGTTTGAACCCAATAAAAAATCTCAACGACCCTCACGTGGTAGATATCGCTCAATTTGCTGTGACAGAGCATAATAAGCAATCTGCTGCCCATCTCAAGTTGGTGAAGATCAACAACGGCTACACACAGGTGGTGTCTGGCGGCATAAACTACAGCCTCCTCCTGTCGACATTCGGTGGCCTCAGTAGTAGGTACGAGGCCATTGTGTTTGAGAATAATTCTCAGAACTCAAGGAAGCTCATTTCCTTCCGCCCTCTTCATGATTGA